The following are from one region of the Gloeomargarita lithophora Alchichica-D10 genome:
- a CDS encoding response regulator: MSTVLVVEDSAPQREMILGLLQDNGLTVLTATNGNEALECVKQAVPQLVITDVVMPVMNGYELIRELRKPEAATADVPILVCSSKGEAFDEQWAKRQGATDYIVKPFEPQQLIDKVTALLKG; the protein is encoded by the coding sequence ATGAGTACCGTTTTAGTCGTTGAAGATAGTGCGCCCCAACGGGAAATGATCCTCGGTTTATTGCAGGACAATGGGCTAACGGTGCTCACGGCGACTAATGGCAATGAAGCCCTGGAATGTGTCAAGCAAGCGGTGCCCCAGTTGGTGATTACGGATGTGGTGATGCCGGTGATGAACGGCTATGAGTTGATCCGGGAATTGCGTAAACCGGAGGCGGCGACGGCGGATGTGCCGATTTTGGTCTGTTCTTCCAAGGGGGAAGCCTTTGATGAACAATGGGCGAAACGCCAGGGAGCCACGGATTATATTGTCAAGCCCTTTGAACCCCAGCAGTTGATTGATAAAGTAACAGCATTATTAAAAGGATAA
- a CDS encoding endonuclease MutS2, whose amino-acid sequence MRKIRPETLELLEWPQLCEHLATFAQTKPGKRTAQTWQPATELTEAQQLLAETQAVDTLTERGIGLDLSQVADVEPTLERAERGGILSGLALLELAHLCHTARQIRRQITAHRDINVLHELVQHWSTQPELEQQIYHCIDDDGEVTDRASPALAQTRQQCRQTEQTLRQTLQHLCQRHSQALQEVLITQRNDRYVIPVKATHKDVIPGLVHDTSASGATYYLEPQSIVPLNNQWRILQKQAQELAEAVRQDLSLQVGAVAEPLRHLAEGLTRLDVACARCHYSLWLKGHPPQFQAPVQLRRVRHPLLVWQAQVEPERLVVPIDLAIPADIRVVAITGPNTGGKTVTLKTLGLIVLMAQAGLYIPAAAPAQLPWFDQVLADIGDDQSLSQNLSTFSGHITRINRMLQAATAQSLLLLDEVGAGTDPTEGTALAQAILETCADQAQLTLASSHYGELKALKYHDPRFENASVAFDEATLAPTYALLWGIPGRSQALHIAQRLGMTPAILQRATSYLQGQPLALNDLIRQMEQQRQEQTEKNLAATELLAQTEQLYQQIQRQAQELHRQKQALAQQQTQAVETAVAQAKQEIAQVIQTLKGSPLTAQQAHQASASLTTIQKQHQPRPLPRPQGFTPQVGQRVRVLGQVGEVLSLPDGEGKMSLRLGQLRVSASARDITSLDGQPVALPPPPLVQTPENTIDLRGLRVEQIAPHLDARLRGGEPAWWIVHGQGTGRLKQAVQDYLGQHPHIHRWECPEPSTTLAHWQG is encoded by the coding sequence ATGCGTAAAATTCGCCCAGAAACCCTGGAACTATTGGAATGGCCGCAGTTGTGTGAACATCTCGCCACCTTTGCCCAGACCAAACCGGGGAAACGGACGGCGCAGACCTGGCAACCCGCCACCGAACTCACCGAGGCGCAACAACTGCTGGCGGAAACCCAGGCGGTGGATACCCTCACCGAGCGGGGGATCGGGTTGGATTTATCCCAGGTTGCGGACGTAGAACCGACGCTTGAGCGAGCGGAACGGGGGGGGATTTTGAGCGGGTTGGCCTTACTGGAACTGGCGCATTTGTGCCACACGGCACGGCAAATTCGCCGCCAGATTACCGCCCACCGGGATATAAACGTACTGCATGAACTGGTGCAACATTGGAGCACTCAACCGGAATTAGAACAACAAATCTACCACTGCATTGATGATGATGGGGAAGTGACAGACCGAGCCAGCCCCGCCCTCGCCCAGACCCGCCAGCAATGCCGCCAAACCGAGCAAACCCTCCGGCAAACCCTCCAGCATCTTTGCCAAAGACATTCCCAAGCCCTGCAGGAGGTGCTGATTACCCAGCGCAACGACCGTTACGTGATCCCGGTGAAAGCCACCCACAAAGACGTGATTCCCGGTTTAGTCCATGACACTTCCGCCTCCGGTGCCACCTACTACCTCGAACCCCAGAGCATTGTGCCTCTGAATAACCAATGGCGGATTTTGCAAAAACAAGCCCAGGAATTGGCGGAAGCGGTGCGGCAGGATTTGAGCCTCCAGGTGGGGGCGGTGGCTGAACCATTGCGCCATTTGGCCGAGGGGCTAACCCGGTTGGACGTGGCCTGTGCCCGCTGTCATTACAGTCTTTGGTTAAAAGGCCATCCTCCCCAATTCCAAGCCCCGGTGCAGTTGCGGCGGGTGCGGCACCCTTTACTGGTGTGGCAAGCGCAGGTCGAGCCGGAGCGGTTGGTGGTGCCCATTGACCTGGCGATTCCCGCCGATATTCGCGTGGTTGCCATCACCGGGCCGAATACGGGCGGCAAAACCGTCACCCTAAAAACCCTGGGGTTAATCGTCCTCATGGCGCAGGCCGGGTTGTACATTCCGGCGGCGGCACCGGCACAGTTGCCCTGGTTTGACCAGGTGCTGGCGGATATTGGCGATGACCAATCCCTGAGCCAGAATTTATCTACTTTTTCCGGGCATATCACCCGCATTAACCGAATGCTCCAGGCCGCCACCGCCCAGTCTCTCCTGCTGTTGGATGAGGTGGGAGCGGGCACCGACCCGACGGAGGGCACCGCCCTGGCGCAGGCAATCTTAGAAACCTGCGCCGACCAAGCCCAACTCACCCTCGCCAGTTCCCACTACGGCGAACTGAAAGCCCTCAAGTACCACGACCCCCGCTTTGAAAATGCCTCCGTCGCCTTTGATGAAGCCACCCTTGCCCCCACCTATGCCCTGTTGTGGGGCATCCCTGGCCGCTCCCAAGCCCTGCACATTGCCCAGCGGTTGGGGATGACACCGGCAATTCTCCAGCGGGCGACCAGCTACCTCCAGGGGCAACCCTTGGCACTCAATGACCTGATTCGCCAGATGGAACAACAACGGCAGGAACAAACGGAAAAAAATCTGGCCGCTACGGAACTATTGGCGCAAACAGAACAACTGTACCAACAAATCCAACGGCAAGCCCAGGAATTGCACCGGCAAAAACAAGCCCTGGCGCAACAACAAACCCAAGCGGTGGAAACCGCCGTTGCTCAAGCGAAACAGGAAATTGCCCAGGTGATTCAAACCCTCAAAGGTTCCCCCCTGACCGCCCAACAAGCCCACCAGGCCAGCGCCAGCCTGACGACGATTCAAAAACAACATCAACCCCGGCCACTCCCCCGTCCCCAGGGATTTACACCCCAGGTTGGTCAGCGGGTGCGGGTACTGGGGCAGGTGGGGGAAGTGCTGAGCCTGCCGGATGGGGAGGGCAAAATGAGCCTGCGGTTGGGGCAATTGCGGGTCAGTGCTTCCGCCAGAGATATTACTTCCCTGGACGGCCAACCCGTGGCGTTACCGCCGCCGCCCTTGGTGCAAACCCCGGAAAATACCATTGACCTGCGGGGCTTGCGGGTCGAACAGATTGCGCCACACCTGGATGCCCGTTTGCGGGGGGGCGAACCGGCCTGGTGGATTGTGCATGGGCAGGGCACGGGGCGGCTGAAGCAGGCCGTGCAGGACTACCTCGGCCAGCATCCCCACATTCACCGCTGGGAATGCCCCGAACCCAGCACCACCCTTGCCCATTGGCAGGGATAA
- the tilS gene encoding tRNA lysidine(34) synthetase TilS, giving the protein MTVLRQVQAFLRQENVLPPQTRVLVAVSGGQDSRCLLDVLHRLQPRWDWTLGIAHCDHGWRTDSRENAHYIQNLAAQYGYPYHLAQAQNLPSQEAAARQWRYHILLKIALQYNYKIITTGHTASDRVETFLFNLWRGSGLAGLVALAPSRALKAGVGLVRPLWTVTRPQTAAYCQERGLTIWPDGTNENLDYRRNRIRRELLPYLRQHFNPQVERQLLQTLEIFTAEQQFWQGWRQGVWPQIYDPQQQRVNRQKLAPLPLALQRHVLRFFLQSHLQRAVNFQHIEQVRRLLTLGNGAQTAPLPGGQRALVRGDWLCLTPALPVPPNPTIPPPPGFDLDSPLG; this is encoded by the coding sequence ATGACCGTACTGCGCCAAGTCCAGGCATTTTTGCGCCAGGAGAATGTTTTGCCCCCCCAAACGCGGGTATTGGTGGCGGTGTCCGGCGGTCAGGATTCCCGGTGTTTGTTAGATGTCCTGCATCGCTTGCAACCCCGGTGGGACTGGACGTTGGGGATTGCCCACTGCGACCACGGTTGGCGCACCGATAGCCGGGAAAATGCCCACTACATCCAAAATCTTGCGGCACAGTACGGTTATCCCTACCACCTCGCCCAGGCGCAGAATTTACCCTCTCAGGAGGCGGCGGCACGGCAGTGGCGTTATCATATTTTACTAAAAATTGCTTTACAATATAATTATAAAATTATTACCACCGGCCACACGGCCAGCGACCGGGTGGAAACGTTTTTATTTAATCTATGGCGGGGCAGTGGTTTGGCGGGGTTGGTGGCTTTGGCTCCCAGTCGGGCGTTAAAAGCGGGGGTCGGGTTGGTGCGGCCCTTGTGGACGGTCACCCGCCCGCAGACGGCGGCCTATTGCCAGGAACGGGGGTTAACCATCTGGCCGGATGGGACGAATGAAAACCTGGACTACCGCCGCAATCGGATTCGCCGGGAACTGTTGCCCTATCTGCGCCAGCATTTCAACCCCCAGGTGGAACGTCAGTTGTTACAAACCCTGGAGATTTTCACGGCGGAACAACAATTTTGGCAGGGGTGGCGGCAAGGGGTTTGGCCGCAAATTTACGACCCCCAGCAACAGCGGGTCAATCGCCAGAAATTAGCCCCATTACCCCTGGCCTTGCAACGTCACGTCCTGCGATTTTTCTTACAAAGTCATCTACAGCGGGCGGTGAATTTTCAGCACATTGAACAGGTGCGGCGGTTATTAACTCTCGGCAATGGGGCGCAAACGGCTCCCCTGCCGGGGGGACAACGGGCGCTGGTGCGGGGGGATTGGTTATGCCTTACGCCTGCGCTACCTGTGCCACCAAACCCAACAATTCCTCCACCGCCTGGGTTTGACCTTGACTCGCCCCTTGGCTGA
- a CDS encoding 2Fe-2S iron-sulfur cluster-binding protein: protein MTAAFSVEIRHRGQVTTITAPAEQTILASAAAAGLDLPSSCTAGICTTCAARLLSGTVAQPDAMGLSPALADQGFALLCVAYPRSAITLETEQEDTVYELQFGQFQK, encoded by the coding sequence ATGACTGCCGCATTTTCAGTTGAAATTCGCCACCGGGGGCAAGTTACTACGATTACGGCTCCGGCGGAGCAAACAATTCTCGCTAGTGCCGCCGCCGCTGGGCTGGATTTGCCTTCTTCCTGTACTGCGGGCATCTGTACGACCTGTGCGGCTCGCTTGCTCAGTGGTACGGTGGCGCAACCGGATGCGATGGGGTTGAGTCCGGCTTTGGCAGACCAGGGGTTTGCCCTGCTGTGTGTGGCCTATCCCCGCTCGGCCATTACCTTAGAAACGGAGCAGGAAGACACGGTTTATGAGTTGCAATTTGGTCAGTTTCAAAAGTAA
- a CDS encoding ferritin-like domain-containing protein — MTVAYPRKFADWNARAILNQVVQQREIHLITLNRYRFSEQRSCKDLTNLVEQLDGQPPELIRDLSRHISDEARHALWLTDLLCDLGANVGKPPGTSYIEQFETLLDSETHSPGDDGFLIASLAAINVTEKRGCEYFSAHIYALKQVPQTEENLAIRAVIERIFPEEVLHVRWGNRWLANLARKSPQHQQMVNQAKQRYSAIEQAAFESGMDITLGAELRRVERLVDIARTLPVWERPGYLMERLPAALLAPDLQRSRMDIMQRAWQNDPQKFIERFIPLFLNPTPPSPKAVAQR; from the coding sequence ATGACCGTCGCCTATCCCCGCAAGTTCGCCGACTGGAATGCCCGTGCCATCCTAAACCAGGTGGTGCAACAGCGGGAAATTCATCTGATCACCCTCAACCGCTACCGCTTTAGCGAGCAACGCAGTTGTAAAGACTTAACCAACCTGGTCGAGCAACTCGACGGTCAACCCCCAGAACTGATCCGTGACCTGTCCCGCCACATCAGCGATGAAGCCCGCCATGCCCTGTGGCTCACGGATTTGCTGTGCGACCTGGGGGCAAATGTGGGCAAACCCCCCGGCACCAGCTACATTGAGCAATTTGAAACCCTCCTGGATAGCGAAACCCACTCCCCCGGCGATGATGGATTTTTGATTGCCTCCCTGGCGGCGATTAACGTCACCGAAAAGCGGGGTTGTGAGTACTTTTCCGCCCACATTTACGCCCTTAAGCAGGTACCCCAGACCGAGGAAAACCTAGCCATTCGGGCGGTGATCGAACGGATTTTCCCGGAGGAAGTGCTACACGTGCGGTGGGGCAACCGCTGGCTGGCCAATCTCGCCCGTAAAAGCCCCCAACATCAGCAAATGGTGAACCAGGCCAAGCAACGCTACAGTGCCATCGAGCAGGCCGCCTTTGAATCCGGCATGGATATTACCCTGGGGGCGGAATTGCGGCGGGTGGAGCGGTTGGTGGATATTGCCCGCACCCTGCCCGTGTGGGAACGCCCCGGTTATCTGATGGAGCGGCTCCCGGCGGCACTCTTGGCACCGGATTTGCAACGCTCCCGGATGGACATTATGCAACGGGCGTGGCAGAATGACCCGCAGAAGTTTATCGAGCGGTTTATTCCCCTGTTTCTCAACCCCACCCCCCCCTCACCCAAGGCGGTCGCCCAACGATGA
- a CDS encoding response regulator, which yields MATVLLVEDQRTQRELMAETLTQDGLRVIAAADGREALQKLRETRPDVIVMDVVMPNMNGYELLRELRKHPDLAKVPVVVCSVKGEQFDKHWAERLGSNAYVVKPFEPQVLLGTVRSLLRGASR from the coding sequence ATGGCCACAGTTTTGCTGGTGGAAGACCAACGGACACAGCGGGAATTGATGGCTGAGACCCTGACCCAAGATGGTTTACGGGTGATTGCCGCCGCTGATGGCCGGGAGGCGTTGCAAAAACTTCGCGAAACCCGCCCGGATGTGATCGTGATGGATGTGGTCATGCCCAACATGAATGGTTATGAATTACTGCGGGAACTGCGTAAACACCCGGATTTAGCCAAGGTGCCGGTGGTGGTGTGTAGCGTCAAGGGCGAGCAATTTGATAAACACTGGGCGGAGCGGTTGGGTTCCAATGCCTACGTGGTGAAACCCTTTGAACCCCAGGTTTTACTGGGCACGGTGCGGAGTTTACTGCGGGGAGCCAGCCGTTAA
- the gshB gene encoding glutathione synthase has translation MNFAFIIDPIERLDPGHDSTVAMMEAAQERGHGVWVTRIDRLSVQAGQTWAQLTPVQIQPAVLQQGRYAIPQPWYQLGAPSRQPLGSMQAVFMRQDPPVDTAYLWATYLLDYVPKSTLVVNQPAALRSANEKMVALQFPDLMPPTLVTGDIQEIREFITQYGPGVLKPLGGKAGEGILYLDPADRNLNSLVEISTQGRLPVMVQMYLPQVVQGDKRVVLLAGEPIGAVNRVPKGHEFRGNMAVGGQAVSTEITERDREIAARLQPMLQTAGLYLVGIDIIGGYLTEINVTSPTGIREIDRLSGTQLGQKVIAWVEEKCSKFVSAK, from the coding sequence ATGAACTTCGCCTTTATCATTGACCCCATCGAGCGGCTTGACCCCGGCCACGATTCCACGGTGGCGATGATGGAAGCCGCCCAGGAACGGGGGCATGGGGTTTGGGTGACCCGGATTGACCGACTCAGCGTGCAGGCGGGACAAACCTGGGCACAGCTAACCCCGGTGCAAATCCAACCCGCAGTTTTACAGCAAGGACGCTACGCAATTCCCCAGCCCTGGTACCAGTTGGGGGCACCCAGCCGCCAGCCTTTGGGGTCAATGCAGGCCGTATTCATGCGCCAAGACCCGCCGGTAGATACAGCTTATCTATGGGCAACGTACTTGCTGGATTATGTGCCAAAATCTACCTTGGTGGTCAATCAACCGGCGGCATTACGGTCTGCTAATGAAAAAATGGTTGCTTTGCAATTTCCTGACCTTATGCCCCCGACCCTGGTGACCGGGGATATTCAGGAAATCCGGGAATTTATTACCCAATACGGGCCGGGGGTGCTGAAACCCTTGGGGGGCAAGGCGGGGGAAGGGATTTTGTACCTTGACCCGGCGGATCGCAACCTCAATTCTTTAGTTGAAATCAGTACCCAGGGGCGTTTGCCGGTGATGGTGCAGATGTATTTGCCCCAGGTTGTCCAAGGGGACAAACGGGTGGTTTTGTTGGCCGGGGAACCCATCGGGGCGGTGAATCGGGTGCCAAAAGGTCACGAATTTCGGGGCAATATGGCCGTGGGCGGGCAGGCCGTTAGTACCGAAATCACCGAACGGGATCGGGAAATTGCGGCGCGGTTACAACCCATGCTCCAGACCGCCGGATTGTACTTGGTGGGAATTGACATCATCGGCGGCTATTTAACCGAAATCAACGTCACCAGTCCCACCGGGATTCGGGAAATTGACCGGCTCAGCGGGACGCAGTTGGGGCAAAAAGTCATCGCCTGGGTGGAGGAGAAATGTAGTAAATTTGTGAGTGCCAAGTGA
- the hmpF gene encoding pilus motility taxis protein HmpF, producing MKYLAEIQRKQKTGFLGSTMLAFDVNVLAVQRGEMWVATSANLHVTANDEKRMESYGHGALVLVETNANNQVQQVQDAKPHVMGIMRQLSQLQEKLQQVQEESTEMQQSLMMQAQEFHRRQMELEDRLLQVEQAEEAMAGLEEQQRQMQAFQTEIEALQSEIQRKETALQQAWGQLEQERSQLETNRLGVLTEDIAQQMTDCLERLRQSQPAGDTLGQWQDLLTQEQQFLESQWRQVEQGRGEAQQLQAHIQQQQESLTPQWSQLQAREAQLLTQERLATHWQTECDQLRQRLAELEQALKLQEQTCQQLKPLVGAGAVVDKAALLAMNLADLEQEVADKEESLSKFQSYLHEQEEELRMQQEAIDEIQTRIQQANDYERIDLENELESEQQNYQFLEASMQGQRQTLLEREAIACAYREILDQRQGRGTPEAKGSDLEPILRLAEQQYQILQQERQTQAQLLQERQAQLQQCQETLAQERSACAQQRQTLEHQQQELHQTQQRLDQLWGRLNAYQELLQPRQDQLDQTWHCYHQFSQGASQGQTQAVEELLGLVAQVAQA from the coding sequence GTGAAGTACCTAGCAGAGATTCAGCGCAAGCAAAAGACCGGCTTTTTGGGTAGTACGATGCTGGCCTTTGATGTCAATGTGCTGGCCGTCCAGCGGGGGGAGATGTGGGTGGCGACTTCTGCCAATCTCCACGTTACCGCCAACGATGAAAAACGGATGGAGTCCTACGGCCACGGGGCTTTGGTGCTGGTGGAGACGAATGCCAACAATCAAGTCCAGCAGGTGCAGGATGCCAAGCCCCACGTGATGGGAATCATGCGCCAATTGAGCCAATTGCAGGAAAAACTGCAACAGGTGCAGGAAGAATCCACAGAAATGCAACAATCCCTGATGATGCAGGCGCAGGAATTTCATCGCCGCCAGATGGAACTCGAAGACCGCTTATTGCAGGTGGAGCAGGCGGAAGAGGCGATGGCGGGTCTGGAAGAACAACAACGGCAAATGCAGGCGTTTCAAACTGAAATTGAAGCCCTCCAATCAGAAATCCAGCGCAAGGAAACCGCATTGCAACAGGCGTGGGGGCAACTGGAACAGGAACGCTCCCAACTGGAAACCAATCGCCTGGGGGTTTTGACCGAGGACATTGCCCAGCAGATGACCGATTGCCTCGAACGCTTGCGCCAGTCCCAACCGGCGGGGGATACGCTGGGGCAGTGGCAGGATTTATTGACCCAGGAGCAACAATTTCTGGAGAGTCAGTGGCGGCAGGTGGAGCAGGGGCGGGGGGAAGCCCAGCAATTGCAGGCGCACATTCAACAGCAACAGGAATCCCTCACCCCCCAGTGGAGCCAACTCCAGGCGCGGGAAGCCCAATTATTAACCCAGGAACGCTTGGCGACCCATTGGCAAACGGAATGTGACCAATTGCGACAGCGGCTGGCGGAACTGGAACAGGCACTGAAACTTCAGGAACAGACCTGTCAACAACTCAAACCCCTGGTGGGAGCCGGGGCGGTGGTGGACAAGGCCGCTCTCCTGGCGATGAACCTGGCGGATTTGGAGCAGGAAGTTGCGGATAAGGAAGAATCCCTGAGCAAGTTTCAGAGCTACCTGCACGAGCAGGAAGAAGAACTGCGGATGCAACAGGAAGCCATTGACGAAATTCAGACCCGCATCCAGCAGGCCAACGACTACGAACGGATTGACCTGGAAAATGAATTGGAAAGTGAGCAACAAAATTACCAATTCCTTGAAGCCTCGATGCAAGGTCAGCGGCAAACATTGCTGGAGCGGGAAGCCATTGCCTGTGCCTACCGGGAAATTTTAGACCAGCGGCAAGGGCGGGGTACCCCGGAAGCCAAAGGCTCGGATTTAGAGCCGATTTTGCGCTTGGCGGAACAGCAGTACCAAATCCTGCAACAGGAGCGGCAAACCCAGGCGCAACTGCTCCAAGAGCGGCAAGCCCAACTCCAGCAATGCCAGGAAACCCTCGCCCAGGAGCGGTCAGCCTGCGCCCAGCAACGCCAGACCCTCGAACATCAGCAACAGGAATTGCACCAGACCCAACAGCGGCTGGATCAACTCTGGGGGCGGCTCAATGCCTACCAAGAATTGCTACAACCCCGGCAAGACCAGCTCGACCAAACCTGGCATTGTTACCACCAATTCAGCCAAGGGGCGAGTCAAGGTCAAACCCAGGCGGTGGAGGAATTGTTGGGTTTGGTGGCACAGGTAGCGCAGGCGTAA
- the grxC gene encoding glutaredoxin 3, with the protein MNVEIYTWRTCPFCIRAKALLKRKGVVFTEYAIDGDEVARSRMAERAGGRRSVPQIFVNGQHLGGCDDLYQLERAGELERLLQA; encoded by the coding sequence ATGAATGTGGAAATTTACACCTGGCGCACCTGCCCCTTTTGCATCCGAGCCAAGGCACTGCTCAAACGCAAAGGGGTGGTATTCACCGAGTACGCCATTGACGGGGATGAGGTAGCCCGCAGTCGCATGGCCGAGCGGGCGGGGGGTCGGCGCTCCGTACCGCAAATTTTTGTCAACGGCCAACACCTGGGCGGCTGTGATGATCTATACCAGTTAGAACGAGCCGGTGAACTGGAACGCCTGCTCCAGGCATGA